The sequence ATAAAGAAGACGAAGGGGAAGGCCACCGCGATACCACCCCACAGGCTGCCGCGCCCGCCAATATAGGCGATTGCCAGCACTTCCACGGTTTTGGAGGTATGCATCAAGGTCATCGGTGTCAGCGAGCCAAAGTAGTGGGCATAAAATCCGCCTAACCAACCAGCGAAGAAAGCCGATACTGCAAAGTTAAAGACGCGATATTTGGTGGGGTTAATGCCAGATGCCCGCGCAGCATCGATATTTTGGCCGATGGCACGGAAGGCCAGCCCGTAGTTGGAATTGGTGATTAATTTCAGGGTGATATAGACGACCAGCATCATCCCCAGGATGATGTAGAAATATGGGCGGTTGCCAGCGCCGCGTTCCAGCAGACTCACCGGGGCCATGCCTAGCGGGCCGCGGGTCCACTCGACCATATTATTAACAACGCCCATCAAGGCGATGCCCACAAACCAGGCCATCACTGCGGCAAAGATGCCTCGCAGACGCAAGGTCAACATACCCAGCAACAACCCAATCAGGCCCGCCACGATTGCGCCTACCCAGATACCAATCCAGGGTGACAGGCCGTATTGCATAATGATGGATGGCCGCGTGTTAGTGAGCATGCCTGTGGTGTATGCGCCCAACCCAACCAGGGCTGCGAAACCAAAATTAACCACGTTGATAAACCCGGCTGTAAAGTCGAAGGCAACCGATTGAGCCGCCAGAAATGCGCCCATAATCATCCAGCGCAGAATATGTTCCTGATCAAATGGAGGAATGTACGGAAGCAGGGCAATGACGATGAACAGAATCAACCCCAGGGGATTAAAGCCGATTTTAGCCAGAAGAGCCACGCCGCGCTGCCAGGTGTTCGAGTTTGATGTGTCGTTCATAAATGGTGCTCCTCTTTATTGTTCCTGAATGCCTTTAACTTCGCTGCCAAAGAGTCCAGAGGGGGCGAGCAGCAAGACGATAATCATCACAACGGTAGGAATAACGGTTTCCCATGTAATTGTAAAGAATAGCTGCGTCGCGGTTTGTAGCAGGGCAACGATAAAGCCGCCAACAATCGCTCCAGCAATATTGCCCAGGCCCACCAGCATGACTACATACCAGGCGAAATACAGCGGTTTCAACCCCACCGTGGGGTAGGCCTGGAACATAAAGAGCAATGCGGCGCCCGCAATCGCGGCTGTCGCTGTGGAGAGTGAGAAGGTCAGGGTTTGGATAAAGTTGAGGTTGATACCAACAAGCTGCGCGCCGGTTTCATCTTGAGAAACGGCACGCACCGCTCGCCCTGTGCGGGTACGGCGCAAGAAGAACCACAATACGCCGATGGTGACCATCGCAACGAAGAAGGCTCCGAGGCGATCTGCCGAAAGACGCGCACCTAAAAATTCAATTGGTTCGATGTCCCAATATTTGGGAATGCCTCTGAAGTTTGGCCCGATGGTGAGGGTTGCGCCATTGGTCATCACAAATGAAATCCCCACGGTTAGCAGGAAGGCATTCATCACCCAGCCAGAGCGCGTGCGTTTACGCAGTG comes from Chloroflexota bacterium and encodes:
- a CDS encoding branched-chain amino acid ABC transporter permease — its product is MAKETLAAPAMETSLMTRIKDNLPVVLVSVFSLFLVVIVGIKGGPAQILNTIIAGGMWALLAVGLALVFGVMNIPHFAHGESFMVGAYVAYFVFTPLVESMGETPNAMLRTLVPFVGILAAGLVGAILGIIIERLIFAPLRKRTRSGWVMNAFLLTVGISFVMTNGATLTIGPNFRGIPKYWDIEPIEFLGARLSADRLGAFFVAMVTIGVLWFFLRRTRTGRAVRAVSQDETGAQLVGINLNFIQTLTFSLSTATAAIAGAALLFMFQAYPTVGLKPLYFAWYVVMLVGLGNIAGAIVGGFIVALLQTATQLFFTITWETVIPTVVMIIVLLLAPSGLFGSEVKGIQEQ
- a CDS encoding branched-chain amino acid ABC transporter permease, whose translation is MNDTSNSNTWQRGVALLAKIGFNPLGLILFIVIALLPYIPPFDQEHILRWMIMGAFLAAQSVAFDFTAGFINVVNFGFAALVGLGAYTTGMLTNTRPSIIMQYGLSPWIGIWVGAIVAGLIGLLLGMLTLRLRGIFAAVMAWFVGIALMGVVNNMVEWTRGPLGMAPVSLLERGAGNRPYFYIILGMMLVVYITLKLITNSNYGLAFRAIGQNIDAARASGINPTKYRVFNFAVSAFFAGWLGGFYAHYFGSLTPMTLMHTSKTVEVLAIAYIGGRGSLWGGIAVAFPFVFFIEFLRSNLTQLPGLHLVIYGVLMVLVMIYYPGGLAGLYTWLVAKIRVWRAPKESA